One genomic window of Stenotrophomonas lactitubi includes the following:
- a CDS encoding TRAP transporter large permease: MGITILFAVFAALLLLGVPVAYALAAAALATLLYLDIPSIVLVQQISAGTGSASLIAIPLFIFAGEIMMRGGISERLIALASSLVGRMRGGLGQVSILSSLFFGGVSGSAIADVSAVGGTMIPQMVKRGYDRDFAVNVSITAALVALLVPPSHNLILFSAAAGGGLSIADLFAAGIVPALLMTLALMITGYVVARRRGYGVEVFPGWRAVLLRIVSALPGLGLVALIFVGIRAGIFTAVESAAIAVVYALLVTTVLYRQLRWREFFDTVIHAARSTGVILFVIATAAVFGWLLAYLQVPAAAVDFLQSFAHSQFMVLLMIVVMLLLLGTFMDLAPMILICTPIFLPVAKAYGIDPIHFGLVLVLTGGLGLVTPPVGSVLFIGTAIGKISVGQSMRTIWPFWFAALGVLLIVTFFPSLSLWLPAALRA, translated from the coding sequence ATGGGCATCACCATCCTGTTCGCTGTTTTTGCCGCACTGCTGCTGCTGGGCGTGCCGGTCGCCTACGCGTTGGCTGCTGCTGCGCTGGCCACCCTGCTCTACCTGGACATCCCCAGCATCGTGCTGGTCCAGCAGATCTCCGCCGGCACCGGTTCGGCCTCGCTGATCGCCATTCCACTGTTCATCTTCGCTGGCGAGATCATGATGCGCGGCGGCATCTCCGAACGCCTGATCGCCCTGGCGTCATCGCTGGTGGGGCGCATGCGCGGCGGCCTGGGCCAGGTCTCGATCCTGTCCTCGCTGTTCTTCGGCGGTGTGTCCGGCTCGGCCATCGCCGATGTTTCGGCCGTGGGTGGCACGATGATTCCGCAGATGGTCAAGCGCGGCTACGACCGCGACTTCGCGGTGAACGTCAGCATCACCGCCGCGCTGGTGGCGCTGCTGGTGCCGCCATCGCACAACCTGATCCTGTTCTCGGCCGCTGCCGGCGGTGGCCTGTCGATCGCCGACCTGTTCGCCGCAGGCATCGTGCCGGCGCTGCTGATGACGCTGGCGTTGATGATCACCGGCTACGTGGTCGCGCGTCGCCGTGGCTATGGCGTGGAAGTGTTCCCGGGCTGGCGCGCGGTACTGCTGCGCATCGTCTCCGCCCTGCCCGGCCTGGGCCTGGTGGCGCTGATCTTCGTGGGTATCCGCGCCGGCATCTTCACCGCGGTGGAGAGCGCGGCCATCGCCGTGGTCTACGCCCTGCTGGTCACCACCGTGCTGTACCGGCAACTGCGCTGGCGCGAGTTCTTCGACACCGTCATCCATGCCGCACGCAGCACCGGCGTGATCCTGTTCGTGATCGCCACCGCGGCGGTGTTCGGCTGGCTGCTGGCCTACCTGCAGGTGCCCGCGGCGGCGGTGGACTTCCTGCAGTCGTTCGCGCACAGCCAGTTCATGGTGCTGCTGATGATCGTGGTGATGCTGTTGCTGCTGGGCACCTTCATGGACCTGGCACCGATGATCCTGATCTGCACGCCGATCTTCCTGCCGGTGGCCAAGGCCTATGGCATCGATCCGATCCACTTCGGCCTGGTGCTGGTGCTGACCGGTGGCCTCGGCCTGGTCACCCCGCCGGTGGGCTCGGTGCTGTTCATCGGCACCGCCATCGGCAAGATCAGCGTCGGCCAGAGCATGCGCACGATCTGGCCGTTCTGGTTCGCCGCGCTGGGCGTGCTGCTGATCGTCACCTTCTTCCCATCGCTGTCGCTGTGGCTGCCCGCCGCGCTGCGCGCCTGA
- a CDS encoding TRAP transporter substrate-binding protein has protein sequence MITRRHFLAGGAAALATPMLAACGRGPAEAIDGGQLLTATDVHVADYPTVTAVKWIGETLQRESNGRLRLRQYHSGQLGRESEAIDMARFGAIDITRVYAGALNNAFPLTQALCLPYVFESVAHQRAALDGGIAEAVLRGFESRDLVGLAIYDSGARCFYNTKHPIVQPNDLHGLKLRVASSDIFIQLMRLLGANPTPMSLGDTFSGMETHMIDGAENNMRSFHSSRHFEAAHYWSQSDHSYAPDVLLMSRASFERLQPADRQLLLETARASVKVMREQWDASEDAARRAVLASGVKANEVDLPAFRAAAQPLLQQYLQQPELAALVARIRAAA, from the coding sequence ATGATCACACGACGACACTTCCTGGCCGGTGGCGCTGCTGCGCTGGCCACCCCGATGCTCGCGGCCTGTGGCCGTGGGCCGGCCGAGGCCATCGACGGTGGCCAGCTGCTGACCGCCACTGATGTGCACGTGGCCGACTACCCCACCGTGACCGCGGTGAAGTGGATCGGCGAAACGCTGCAGCGCGAAAGCAACGGCCGCCTGCGCCTGCGGCAATACCATTCCGGCCAGCTTGGTCGCGAGTCGGAAGCGATCGACATGGCCCGTTTCGGTGCCATCGACATCACCCGCGTGTATGCCGGTGCGCTGAACAACGCATTCCCGCTGACCCAGGCACTGTGCCTGCCGTATGTGTTCGAGTCGGTGGCGCACCAGCGCGCCGCACTCGATGGCGGCATCGCCGAGGCGGTGCTGCGGGGTTTCGAGAGTCGCGACCTGGTCGGCCTGGCGATCTACGATTCCGGCGCGCGCTGCTTCTACAACACCAAGCATCCCATCGTGCAGCCCAATGATCTGCATGGGTTGAAACTGCGCGTGGCGTCCTCGGACATCTTCATCCAGCTGATGCGCCTGCTCGGCGCCAACCCGACGCCGATGTCGCTGGGCGATACGTTCTCCGGCATGGAGACGCACATGATCGATGGCGCCGAGAACAACATGCGCAGCTTCCATTCCAGCCGACACTTCGAGGCGGCGCATTACTGGTCGCAGAGCGATCACTCGTATGCGCCGGACGTGCTGCTGATGTCGCGCGCCAGCTTCGAGCGCCTGCAGCCGGCTGACCGCCAGCTGTTGCTGGAGACCGCACGCGCCTCGGTGAAGGTGATGCGCGAGCAATGGGATGCCTCCGAAGATGCCGCGCGCCGCGCGGTGCTGGCCTCTGGCGTGAAAGCCAACGAGGTGGACCTTCCCGCGTTCCGCGCCGCCGCCCAGCCGCTGCTGCAGCAGTACCTGCAGCAACCCGAGCTGGCCGCGCTGGTCGCCCGCATCCGCGCTGCCGCCTGA
- a CDS encoding cysteine dioxygenase family protein — MEAMFTPPPFTGRERLIAGIDGAVCLVDPKAITDALQRVLREAIIDPLIELPPCVRRPVDGHYARRELHRSPTLGYSVIAMCWGPGQGTPLHDHDAMWCVEGVWQGELIVTPYALLEQRGERHRFAAQDTLYGHRGSAGSLIPPHEYHTLRNASDEDIAVSVHVYQGVMERSAVFDPLDDGWYQRRVKVMETEAS; from the coding sequence ATGGAAGCGATGTTCACGCCACCGCCGTTTACCGGCCGCGAACGCTTGATTGCAGGGATCGACGGCGCCGTCTGCCTGGTTGATCCGAAGGCGATCACCGATGCGCTGCAGCGGGTGCTGCGTGAGGCCATCATCGATCCGCTGATCGAACTGCCCCCCTGCGTACGCCGTCCGGTGGATGGTCATTACGCACGCCGTGAACTGCACCGCAGCCCTACGCTGGGCTACAGCGTGATTGCGATGTGCTGGGGCCCGGGGCAGGGCACGCCACTGCACGACCACGATGCGATGTGGTGCGTGGAGGGGGTCTGGCAGGGCGAGTTGATCGTGACCCCGTATGCGCTGCTGGAACAGCGTGGCGAGCGTCACCGCTTCGCCGCGCAGGACACGCTGTACGGGCACCGCGGCAGCGCCGGCAGCCTGATTCCGCCGCACGAGTACCACACGCTGCGCAACGCCAGCGACGAGGACATAGCCGTATCCGTCCACGTCTACCAGGGCGTGATGGAGCGCAGCGCGGTGTTCGATCCGCTGGATGACGGCTGGTACCAGCGCCGGGTGAAGGTGATGGAGACCGAGGCGTCCTGA
- a CDS encoding alpha/beta hydrolase → MRFPRVLLLLTGLLLAIPASAVDAPLRAGERLGKELAGEQIPLWPAGQVPGETGTARPPRVVERSDDPAHPDRFIDQVDAPYLLVHTPAHGNGRALLVIPGGGYQRVVIDKEDSALVPEWVERAGYTLFVLRYRLPQAGRDRQAALADAQRALRVVRDQAARRRLDADSVSVMGFSAGGHVAARLATGFDAPVYPPRDAIDRLSARPARAVLVYPVIDMGPHAHSGSRGRLLGEQADAALAAQYSMQQHVRADMPPTLLIHANDDRVVSVHNSEVMAQALAKAGVEHELHLFAHGGHGFGMRMPPDSTLAVWPLLAQRWLQATEAAP, encoded by the coding sequence ATGCGTTTTCCCCGTGTGCTGTTGTTGCTGACCGGCCTGCTGTTGGCCATCCCTGCGTCCGCCGTCGATGCGCCGCTGCGCGCGGGCGAGCGGTTGGGCAAGGAGCTGGCTGGTGAACAGATACCCCTGTGGCCAGCCGGCCAGGTGCCCGGTGAAACCGGCACTGCGCGACCGCCGCGCGTGGTCGAGCGCAGCGATGATCCGGCCCACCCTGATCGCTTCATCGACCAGGTCGATGCGCCCTACCTGCTGGTGCATACACCCGCCCACGGCAACGGCCGCGCGCTGCTGGTGATTCCCGGTGGCGGCTACCAGCGCGTGGTGATCGACAAGGAGGACAGCGCGCTGGTGCCCGAGTGGGTGGAGCGTGCCGGCTATACCCTGTTCGTGCTGCGCTACCGCCTGCCGCAGGCCGGCCGCGACCGCCAGGCGGCGCTGGCAGACGCGCAGCGCGCACTGCGCGTGGTGCGCGACCAGGCCGCACGGCGCAGGCTGGATGCCGACAGCGTGTCGGTGATGGGCTTCTCCGCCGGTGGCCACGTCGCCGCACGGCTGGCCACCGGCTTCGATGCGCCGGTCTACCCACCGCGCGATGCCATCGACCGCCTCAGCGCGCGTCCCGCCCGCGCGGTGCTGGTGTATCCGGTGATCGACATGGGCCCGCATGCACACAGCGGCTCACGCGGACGCCTGCTGGGCGAGCAGGCCGATGCGGCGCTGGCTGCGCAGTATTCGATGCAGCAGCACGTACGCGCGGACATGCCGCCGACGCTGCTGATCCACGCCAACGACGACCGCGTGGTCAGCGTGCACAACAGCGAGGTGATGGCGCAGGCGCTGGCCAAGGCGGGCGTCGAGCACGAACTGCATCTGTTCGCCCACGGCGGCCATGGCTTCGGCATGCGCATGCCGCCTGATTCAACGCTGGCCGTGTGGCCGCTGCTGGCACAACGCTGGCTGCAGGCGACGGAGGCCGCACCTTGA
- a CDS encoding TRAP transporter small permease, producing MTETTIAAAGPGQRLLDRIADIAIYIAVAALLGLVVVQGWQVFARYVINDSPSWTEPVTLLLLATAMSLGAACGVHTNRHFGFFLLHAYMGSGLRRAVDVFTQLVVAVLGGFIAFWSADLLLDGMDIKTAGANLPQSINYLPLAVGGALMLLFALNRAWKALHATAADADADAVDAEGDR from the coding sequence ATGACCGAGACGACGATTGCCGCCGCCGGCCCCGGCCAGCGCCTGCTGGACCGCATCGCCGACATCGCCATCTACATCGCCGTGGCTGCGCTGCTGGGCCTGGTGGTGGTGCAGGGCTGGCAGGTGTTCGCCCGCTATGTGATCAACGATTCGCCCAGCTGGACCGAGCCGGTGACGCTGCTGCTGCTGGCCACGGCGATGAGCCTGGGCGCGGCCTGCGGCGTGCACACCAACCGCCACTTCGGCTTCTTCCTGCTGCACGCCTACATGGGGTCCGGCCTGCGCCGGGCGGTGGATGTGTTCACCCAACTGGTGGTGGCCGTGCTGGGTGGCTTCATCGCGTTCTGGTCGGCCGACCTGCTGCTCGATGGCATGGACATCAAGACTGCCGGCGCCAACCTGCCGCAGAGCATCAACTACCTGCCGCTGGCCGTGGGCGGTGCGCTGATGCTGCTGTTCGCACTGAACCGTGCGTGGAAGGCGCTGCATGCCACGGCAGCTGATGCCGACGCCGACGCCGTCGACGCTGAAGGAGATCGTTGA
- a CDS encoding LamG-like jellyroll fold domain-containing protein has translation MPHRSTLSRCLLLAVALAAGPAMAATDAPTLLFHVDAGKGLEAVVAQGEAVPNFRDKVDIVDDGARGKAIQWQDDGVLAWDAPGNILAQRGTVAFDWRARYAVGEAPFVIFRVGYADHSSWDMAWLRIDWNGHGFDAFVTDANLARTRVSFRMDTPPRADQWLHLAFAWDEDQGVRLFVDGREVARVQASGDYDAALDQLGLAGRVMAPYQVQSRYNFLRGSDFQHIRVYDRMLDAAAVSALARGKAVTSAVAGASDDRAWRHRFGWDGAPPPALSAAGTRIRKIEFADARDLKAWMWKATDGIAETTWPGVYNRSRLPGRSDYFQLPDWNTYVESGQHLDLTVPAGETVNRVEIRGAAFGTLAHGRDAAHATQVLATRPQGVVRSVDDIPAQTGGVLRFSNVEQETPIQEIWAYDVSEGAEPDGTVKQTYVIDSQALPDYTNLDTLRRYIDGRYPLAERSTVMALPKGAGSRRRSADTLPAEPEPIVHVLIPSGVGDAPANQPLIRSWAYSWENMHDGLDGVAIDIPALDLPATHDGLIPLNIRIKDPIWPARDMIDASVSVQPGQKRTLWLDLRDRILTPDSLWLSIASAAPGFDAKALDGAQVRLVFKPRAEAIKEHVADRFNQVRDNWGFLVEEHTTSKRQRLYARVYADLSDLLRVDPDHELGRLYWNYISYNSQGRPPYTAPEVPNGVPAWAFHQVQDLAQVRQFVDWWIDQRQVAYGDFGGGISDDSDLTQQWPGLALMGVQPDRLNASLTALSDAVYRNGMFSNGLSTIETDELHAYEEGINTNSAMLYLNWGDPLTLERLMETVKAFDERIILRNPQGHLLFSSNWFGGNKVYREPNWQWQKPYSFPVLHPAFLLGQYNADATGRRLVIGLADGYLAHAGTDDKGRFTLPNEINWATGETRGGELNNGSGSGDTMHTFWAAWRWTGDAKYLQALDYRVQRGGPGALANLGENYVEALGRQQDWYPLLTAEADAGKTGFASLMAWQASGERKYIDALHADGLQAKAQRAYMNTEGHWWSDRVEAPSEFLQRARLGGIALKRNQSWPGHTVSWRFDREGAAEQVALLVHAPSREHFTVTSHNLGARVITADMTGWNVASGSWRVRSGVDADGDGRIDGTPRERVVQLETSASVPMQFQPGRTEVFEFERVSAGTPVETRPDLGVGRGDVRVDGRQVHVTVHGLGHVASGVGVAVLEDARGREIARTEVPAMAAPTDLLPKTTVVSLPLPAGDRSNLRVRVALADGGEEVTRLNNVVDVPR, from the coding sequence ATGCCGCACCGCTCGACCCTGTCCCGCTGCCTGTTGCTGGCGGTGGCCCTGGCTGCCGGCCCCGCGATGGCCGCCACCGATGCACCCACGCTGCTGTTCCATGTCGATGCCGGCAAAGGCCTTGAGGCCGTGGTGGCGCAGGGTGAGGCGGTGCCGAACTTCCGCGACAAGGTCGACATCGTCGACGACGGAGCGCGCGGCAAGGCAATCCAATGGCAGGACGACGGTGTGCTGGCCTGGGATGCGCCCGGCAACATCCTTGCCCAGCGCGGCACCGTCGCCTTCGACTGGCGCGCGCGCTATGCGGTGGGCGAAGCACCGTTCGTGATCTTCCGCGTCGGCTATGCCGACCACAGCAGCTGGGACATGGCCTGGCTGCGCATCGACTGGAACGGGCACGGCTTCGATGCGTTCGTCACCGATGCCAACCTCGCCCGCACGCGCGTGTCGTTCCGCATGGACACGCCGCCACGCGCGGACCAATGGCTGCACCTGGCCTTCGCCTGGGATGAAGACCAGGGCGTGCGCCTGTTCGTCGATGGTCGCGAAGTGGCGCGTGTGCAGGCCAGCGGTGACTACGATGCAGCGCTGGACCAGCTCGGCCTGGCCGGACGGGTGATGGCGCCCTACCAGGTGCAGAGCCGCTACAACTTCCTGCGCGGCAGTGATTTCCAGCACATCCGCGTGTACGACCGCATGCTTGATGCTGCGGCCGTCAGTGCGCTCGCGCGTGGCAAGGCCGTCACCAGCGCCGTTGCCGGTGCCAGCGATGATCGCGCCTGGCGCCATCGCTTCGGCTGGGACGGCGCACCGCCACCGGCATTGAGCGCCGCCGGCACGCGCATCCGCAAGATCGAGTTTGCCGATGCCCGTGATCTGAAGGCATGGATGTGGAAGGCCACCGACGGCATCGCCGAGACCACGTGGCCCGGCGTCTACAACCGCTCGCGCCTGCCCGGCCGCAGCGACTACTTCCAGTTGCCGGACTGGAACACCTATGTGGAAAGCGGCCAGCACCTGGACCTCACCGTTCCGGCCGGCGAGACCGTCAACCGCGTGGAGATCCGTGGTGCGGCGTTCGGCACGCTGGCCCATGGCCGCGATGCGGCGCACGCCACGCAGGTGCTGGCAACGCGTCCCCAAGGCGTGGTGCGCAGCGTCGACGACATTCCGGCACAGACCGGGGGCGTGCTGCGTTTCAGCAACGTTGAACAGGAAACGCCGATCCAGGAGATCTGGGCGTACGACGTGAGCGAAGGCGCCGAGCCCGATGGCACGGTCAAACAGACCTATGTCATCGACAGCCAGGCGCTGCCCGATTACACCAACCTGGACACCCTGCGCCGTTACATCGACGGCCGCTATCCGCTGGCCGAACGCAGCACGGTGATGGCGCTGCCGAAGGGCGCAGGCTCGCGGCGCCGCAGCGCCGACACGCTGCCGGCCGAGCCGGAACCGATCGTGCACGTGTTGATTCCCTCGGGCGTGGGCGATGCGCCGGCCAACCAGCCGTTGATCCGCAGCTGGGCCTACAGCTGGGAAAACATGCATGACGGGCTGGACGGCGTGGCCATCGACATCCCCGCGCTGGACCTGCCGGCCACGCACGACGGCCTGATCCCGCTGAACATCCGCATCAAGGATCCGATCTGGCCGGCGCGCGACATGATCGATGCTTCGGTCTCGGTGCAACCCGGGCAGAAGCGCACGCTGTGGCTGGACCTGCGCGACCGCATCCTTACGCCCGACAGCCTGTGGCTGAGCATCGCCTCGGCTGCGCCCGGCTTCGACGCCAAGGCACTCGACGGTGCGCAGGTGCGGCTGGTGTTCAAGCCACGCGCCGAGGCGATCAAGGAGCACGTGGCCGACCGCTTCAACCAGGTGCGCGACAACTGGGGCTTCCTGGTGGAGGAACACACCACCTCCAAGCGCCAGCGCCTGTATGCGCGCGTATACGCGGACCTGAGCGACCTGCTGCGGGTCGACCCGGACCACGAACTGGGCCGGTTGTACTGGAACTACATCAGCTACAACAGCCAGGGCCGACCACCGTACACCGCGCCGGAGGTGCCAAACGGTGTACCGGCGTGGGCATTCCATCAGGTGCAGGATCTGGCCCAGGTGCGGCAGTTCGTCGACTGGTGGATCGATCAGCGGCAGGTGGCCTACGGCGATTTCGGTGGCGGCATCTCCGACGATTCCGACCTGACCCAGCAATGGCCGGGGCTGGCCCTGATGGGCGTGCAGCCGGACCGCCTGAATGCCTCGCTGACCGCATTGTCAGACGCGGTGTACCGCAATGGCATGTTCAGCAATGGCCTCAGCACCATCGAGACCGACGAGCTGCATGCCTACGAGGAAGGCATCAACACCAACAGCGCGATGCTCTACCTCAACTGGGGCGATCCGCTGACCCTGGAACGACTGATGGAAACGGTGAAGGCGTTCGACGAGCGCATCATCCTGCGCAACCCGCAGGGCCATCTGCTGTTCTCCAGCAACTGGTTCGGTGGCAACAAGGTCTACCGCGAACCGAACTGGCAGTGGCAGAAGCCGTACTCGTTCCCGGTGCTGCATCCGGCGTTCCTGCTGGGCCAGTACAACGCCGACGCGACCGGGCGCCGGCTGGTGATCGGCCTGGCCGATGGCTATCTGGCCCACGCCGGTACCGACGACAAGGGCCGCTTCACCCTGCCCAACGAGATCAACTGGGCGACCGGCGAGACCCGCGGCGGCGAACTCAACAACGGCTCCGGCAGCGGCGACACCATGCATACGTTCTGGGCGGCATGGCGCTGGACCGGCGACGCGAAGTACCTGCAGGCGCTGGACTACCGCGTGCAGCGCGGCGGGCCCGGCGCGCTGGCCAACCTCGGCGAGAACTACGTGGAGGCGCTCGGCCGGCAGCAGGACTGGTACCCGCTGCTGACCGCCGAGGCCGACGCCGGGAAGACCGGCTTCGCCAGCCTGATGGCCTGGCAGGCCAGCGGGGAACGGAAGTACATCGATGCACTGCATGCCGATGGCCTGCAAGCCAAGGCACAACGCGCGTACATGAACACCGAAGGCCATTGGTGGTCCGACCGGGTGGAAGCGCCGAGCGAGTTCCTGCAGCGTGCACGGCTGGGTGGCATCGCCCTGAAGCGCAACCAGAGTTGGCCCGGGCACACCGTCAGCTGGCGCTTCGATCGCGAGGGTGCCGCCGAACAGGTGGCGCTGCTGGTGCATGCGCCCTCGCGCGAGCACTTCACGGTCACCAGCCACAACCTCGGCGCGCGCGTGATCACCGCTGACATGACCGGTTGGAACGTGGCCAGCGGGTCATGGCGCGTGCGTAGTGGCGTGGATGCCGACGGCGATGGCCGCATCGACGGCACGCCGCGCGAACGCGTGGTGCAGTTGGAAACGAGTGCGTCGGTTCCGATGCAGTTCCAGCCTGGGCGCACCGAGGTATTCGAGTTCGAGCGTGTGTCTGCGGGGACGCCGGTGGAAACACGCCCGGACCTGGGTGTGGGCCGTGGTGATGTACGGGTGGACGGGCGCCAGGTACACGTGACGGTGCACGGCCTTGGGCATGTGGCCAGCGGTGTGGGTGTGGCGGTGCTGGAAGATGCGCGGGGCCGCGAGATCGCACGCACCGAAGTGCCGGCGATGGCTGCACCGACTGACCTGTTGCCGAAGACGACGGTGGTGTCGTTGCCGTTGCCGGCCGGTGACCGAAGTAACCTGCGCGTGCGCGTTGCGCTGGCCGACGGCGGTGAGGAAGTGACGCGCCTCAACAATGTGGTGGACGTGCCGCGATGA
- a CDS encoding carboxylesterase/lipase family protein produces the protein MNAGTTDLQRRRFLRDSARWALATATLAALPASALPGPRADTQVVARLRGGRVRGQREHGVHVFRGLRYGADTSAYRFQPPRRETGWRGIADALEYAASAPQTGGDGPGSEDCLFLNVWTPALGDGGKRPILVYLHGGGFNNGSGSDPLYDGSALCRRGDVVMVTVNHRLNTFGYLYLGALGDPRYAASGNVGQLDLVQALQWVREHAAVFGGDAGNITVFGQSGGGAKIATLMAMPAAKGLFQRAWTMSGQQVTAAGPRAAAQRASIAMDAVGARDLQALLRLPTAELLAATRARDPSRVESSALYFGPVLDEVVLPVHPFWPQAPAQSASIPMVIGNTRDETRAFLGNDPANFTLTWESLPAQLEKQQFVDLLPSVVIAEYRRLYPHYTPSEVFFAATTAGRSWRGAVEELEARARQTSGAAPTWAYQLDWPSPVEEGRLRAFHTLDIPLVFDNAGLPGARTGGGEDAIALAVTMSDALIAFARSGDPNHAGMSQWAPYSLPQRQTMLFDRHSRMVDDPRAGERALYAKVPFVQRGTQ, from the coding sequence TTGAACGCAGGGACGACCGACCTGCAGCGCCGTCGTTTCCTGCGCGACAGTGCACGCTGGGCGCTGGCCACGGCCACCCTCGCAGCGCTTCCTGCATCCGCACTGCCTGGACCACGTGCTGACACACAGGTGGTGGCACGCCTGCGTGGCGGCCGCGTGCGTGGCCAGCGCGAGCACGGCGTGCACGTGTTCCGTGGCCTGCGCTATGGCGCCGACACCTCCGCCTACCGTTTCCAGCCACCACGCCGCGAGACAGGTTGGCGAGGCATCGCCGACGCCCTGGAATACGCCGCCTCTGCACCACAGACGGGGGGGGATGGTCCGGGCAGCGAAGATTGCCTGTTCCTCAACGTATGGACGCCAGCGCTCGGCGACGGCGGCAAGCGGCCGATCCTGGTGTACCTGCATGGCGGCGGCTTCAACAACGGTTCCGGCAGCGACCCGCTGTACGACGGCAGCGCGTTGTGCCGGCGCGGTGACGTGGTGATGGTCACCGTCAATCACCGCCTGAACACCTTCGGCTACCTGTACCTGGGCGCGCTGGGCGACCCGCGTTATGCGGCCTCCGGCAACGTCGGCCAGCTCGACCTGGTGCAGGCGCTGCAGTGGGTGCGGGAGCACGCCGCGGTGTTCGGTGGCGATGCCGGCAACATCACCGTGTTCGGGCAGTCCGGTGGCGGCGCCAAGATCGCCACGCTGATGGCGATGCCCGCAGCGAAGGGCCTGTTCCAGCGCGCGTGGACGATGAGCGGGCAGCAGGTCACCGCGGCCGGTCCACGTGCGGCGGCGCAACGCGCTTCGATTGCGATGGACGCGGTTGGCGCGCGCGACCTGCAGGCACTGCTGCGCTTGCCGACGGCCGAGCTGCTGGCCGCCACCCGCGCACGCGATCCTTCGCGGGTGGAAAGCAGCGCGCTGTATTTCGGCCCGGTGCTGGATGAGGTGGTGCTGCCGGTGCATCCGTTCTGGCCACAGGCACCGGCGCAGTCCGCGTCGATTCCGATGGTGATCGGCAACACCCGCGATGAGACGCGCGCGTTTCTTGGCAACGACCCGGCCAACTTCACGCTGACCTGGGAGAGCCTGCCGGCGCAACTGGAGAAGCAGCAGTTCGTCGATCTGCTGCCTTCGGTGGTGATCGCAGAATATCGACGCCTGTACCCGCACTACACGCCGTCAGAGGTGTTCTTCGCCGCCACTACGGCCGGCCGTTCATGGCGTGGTGCAGTGGAAGAACTGGAGGCCCGCGCCCGGCAGACATCGGGTGCCGCACCGACCTGGGCCTACCAGCTCGATTGGCCGTCACCGGTGGAAGAGGGACGTCTGCGTGCGTTCCACACGCTGGATATTCCGCTGGTGTTTGACAACGCGGGTCTGCCCGGTGCGCGCACCGGCGGCGGTGAAGACGCCATTGCACTGGCGGTGACGATGAGCGATGCCCTGATTGCGTTTGCGCGTTCCGGTGATCCGAATCACGCGGGAATGTCGCAATGGGCCCCCTATTCACTGCCACAACGGCAGACGATGCTGTTCGATCGTCACAGCCGCATGGTTGACGATCCACGCGCGGGAGAGCGTGCGCTCTATGCAAAAGTGCCGTTCGTGCAGCGCGGCACGCAGTGA
- a CDS encoding 2-keto-4-pentenoate hydratase, which produces MSNEHGIHGQTPPPDDAAAIAHAFTTARRAGQALPGFPGLVPPDLVAAYQVQDLAIASWDDHVVGWKVGYIAAERRDASGDDRLLGPVFSRQLKNATGGTVDIPVFVGGFGAVEAEYVLELLEDAPAAQLHWSPEQAEALPARLYIGVEVASSPLATINQLGPRVVVSDFGNNNGLVLGPEIADWTARDETELRAETLIEGEVVGTGGATRLPGGLRAAYAFALSRSALRGRPLQRGDLIATGNATGIHDITAGQTALVRFAGFGEIACRAVPAG; this is translated from the coding sequence TTGAGCAACGAACACGGCATACATGGGCAGACGCCGCCGCCGGACGATGCGGCCGCGATCGCCCACGCCTTCACCACCGCGCGCCGCGCGGGCCAGGCCCTGCCCGGCTTCCCGGGCCTTGTCCCGCCTGACCTGGTGGCTGCCTACCAGGTGCAGGATCTGGCCATCGCCAGCTGGGACGACCATGTGGTCGGCTGGAAGGTCGGCTACATCGCCGCCGAGCGCCGTGATGCATCCGGCGACGACCGTCTGCTGGGCCCGGTTTTCTCGCGTCAGCTGAAAAATGCCACCGGTGGAACAGTGGACATTCCGGTGTTCGTCGGCGGCTTCGGCGCGGTCGAGGCGGAGTACGTGCTGGAGCTGTTGGAGGACGCTCCGGCCGCACAGCTGCACTGGTCACCCGAGCAGGCTGAAGCGCTGCCGGCGCGGCTGTACATCGGTGTGGAAGTGGCCAGCAGCCCGCTGGCGACGATCAACCAACTCGGCCCGCGCGTGGTGGTGTCCGACTTCGGCAACAACAACGGCCTGGTGCTGGGGCCGGAGATCGCCGACTGGACCGCCCGCGACGAGACCGAGCTGCGCGCCGAAACCCTGATCGAGGGCGAGGTGGTCGGCACCGGCGGAGCGACGCGCCTGCCCGGTGGTCTGCGCGCGGCGTACGCGTTCGCGCTGTCCCGTTCGGCATTGCGCGGCCGGCCGTTGCAGCGCGGCGACCTGATCGCAACCGGCAACGCCACCGGCATCCATGACATCACCGCAGGACAGACGGCGCTGGTGCGGTTTGCCGGCTTCGGCGAGATTGCCTGCAGGGCCGTGCCGGCCGGGTAA